From the genome of Actinacidiphila yeochonensis CN732, one region includes:
- a CDS encoding SMI1/KNR4 family protein, translating into MTTGPQGLGAPPGPAASGHPVPPNAAYAGQVVHFPDPVRAARHPRGVWVDEDGYPDFSPYARAAAEIADPPEGFGVDELRLTDYVSANAALHASGHELWGSLPPVATPHGWTWHHVRGGRRLELIPVEVKALLRHHGGLATSSADHAKRGTRPLQETHPVHFGLPKDPVAVTERQVQEVEEELGYRLPDSYRTFLKAAGGCAPKGVALDPRLGLLVDQPFFTVREDAAVNDLVYVNKCLRDHLTKDYLAIGYVQGGLLAVKARGPERGSVWFCAYDDVRDDDRRATPADRVAELLLPCGESFDAFLLRLAGSPPELETVANLMVDGGFAAAVPVEG; encoded by the coding sequence ATGACGACAGGCCCGCAGGGGTTGGGAGCACCTCCGGGACCCGCGGCCTCGGGGCATCCCGTGCCGCCCAACGCCGCCTACGCCGGACAGGTCGTGCACTTCCCCGACCCGGTGCGCGCCGCCCGCCATCCCCGCGGCGTGTGGGTGGACGAGGACGGCTACCCCGACTTCTCCCCGTACGCCCGCGCGGCGGCGGAGATCGCCGATCCCCCCGAGGGCTTCGGGGTGGACGAGCTGCGGCTGACGGACTACGTGTCGGCGAACGCCGCCCTGCACGCCTCCGGCCACGAGTTGTGGGGGAGCCTGCCGCCGGTGGCCACCCCGCACGGCTGGACCTGGCACCACGTGCGCGGCGGACGCCGGCTGGAGCTGATCCCGGTCGAGGTGAAGGCGCTGCTGCGGCACCACGGCGGCCTCGCCACCTCCAGCGCCGACCACGCCAAGCGCGGCACCCGCCCCCTCCAGGAGACCCACCCGGTCCACTTCGGCCTGCCCAAGGACCCGGTGGCCGTCACCGAGCGCCAGGTGCAGGAGGTGGAGGAGGAGCTGGGCTACCGGCTGCCGGACTCCTACCGCACCTTCCTCAAGGCGGCGGGCGGCTGCGCGCCCAAGGGCGTCGCGCTCGACCCCCGGTTGGGGCTGCTGGTCGACCAGCCCTTCTTCACCGTCCGCGAGGACGCCGCGGTCAACGACCTCGTGTACGTCAACAAGTGCCTGCGCGACCACCTCACCAAGGACTACCTCGCGATCGGCTACGTGCAGGGCGGTCTCCTCGCGGTCAAGGCCCGCGGGCCGGAGCGGGGTTCGGTCTGGTTCTGCGCCTACGACGACGTCCGCGACGACGACCGCCGGGCGACACCCGCCGACCGGGTGGCGGAACTGCTGCTGCCGTGCGGCGAGTCGTTCGACGCGTTCCTGCTCCGCCTGGCCGGCAGCCCGCCCGAGCTGGAGACGGTGGCGAACCTGATGGTGGACGGCGGCTTCGCCGCCGCCGTCCCGGTGGAGGGGTGA
- a CDS encoding ABC transporter permease — protein MTVLRTSVRNFFAHKGRMALSGVAVLLSVGFICGTLVFTDTMTSTFDRLFGSTASDVTVSAKEVKDRQATGLPQTVPASLQHRLARVGDVAASVPDVTSEDVTVADAHNDSIGASTGAPTIVSNWDSTETKAVRLSSGHLPQGPADAVVDADTAKAKHLRIGDTLRVIAEPGDFRVTLTGIVTFRSTNPGAAVVYIDTTTAQRRLLGTTDAYTGYGLTAAKGVTDRQLKENVTAAVGHGYTVDTAAETTKKDKDEVGFLGFLKYAMLGFAGIAVLVGVFLIVNTFSMLVAQRTREIGLMRALGASRRQVNRSVLIEAVMLGTVGSVAGIGGGIGLAVGLMKLMGKAGMHLDASQLTVKATTPVVGLAVGVLVTVLSAYIPARRAGRISPMAALRDAGTTADGRTGLVRTVLGVLVCAAGAAALVGAAQADRASSGGSLLGLGVLLTLVGFVIVGPLLARVVVRAVSAVSLRFFGPMGRLAERNALRNPRRTGATASALMIGLALVAGMSVVGSSMVASASDQLDKSVGADFIIQTGSSGSMPLTPAAEKAVKSAKDIAHFTDYTIVNTVITTPSGKQVKDDISAAQATYADDVRLDTTAGKLSDAYGRDAMSVPQKFAEDNHLKLGDRLKVAFVGGRTASLRLAAITSDDSTIENGTLFTDIDTARRYLPATAMPHDFMVFGVAVHGKEKEAYASLKAVTHDYPQIDVRDQADYKSLIKGEVDQLLYMIYALLALAIIVAVLGVVNTLALSVVERTREIGLMRAIGTSRRQMRRMIRLESVVIALFGALVGLGLGLSWGSTAQHVLASSGLGILRIPWTTIATVFVASAVVGLLAAVLPAFRAARMNVLNAIATD, from the coding sequence GTGACCGTCCTCAGGACCTCGGTGCGCAACTTCTTCGCGCACAAGGGCCGCATGGCCCTGTCGGGCGTCGCCGTCCTGCTGTCCGTCGGCTTCATCTGCGGCACCCTGGTGTTCACCGACACCATGACCTCGACCTTCGACCGGCTCTTCGGCTCCACCGCCTCCGACGTGACGGTGAGCGCCAAGGAGGTCAAGGACCGCCAGGCCACCGGTCTGCCGCAGACCGTGCCGGCCTCGCTCCAGCACCGGCTGGCCCGGGTCGGCGACGTCGCCGCCTCGGTGCCGGACGTCACCAGCGAGGACGTCACCGTCGCCGACGCGCACAACGACAGCATCGGCGCCTCCACGGGCGCGCCGACCATCGTCAGCAACTGGGACTCCACGGAGACCAAGGCGGTGCGCCTGTCCTCCGGCCACCTGCCGCAGGGGCCCGCCGACGCGGTCGTCGACGCCGACACCGCCAAGGCCAAGCACCTCAGGATCGGCGACACGCTGCGGGTCATCGCGGAGCCGGGCGACTTCCGGGTCACCCTCACCGGCATCGTCACCTTCAGGTCCACCAACCCCGGCGCGGCCGTCGTCTACATCGACACGACCACCGCGCAGCGCCGGCTGCTGGGCACCACCGACGCCTACACCGGCTACGGCCTGACCGCCGCCAAGGGGGTGACGGACCGGCAGCTCAAGGAGAACGTCACGGCGGCCGTCGGCCACGGCTACACCGTGGACACGGCGGCCGAGACCACCAAGAAGGACAAGGACGAGGTCGGCTTCCTCGGCTTCCTGAAGTACGCGATGCTCGGCTTCGCGGGGATCGCCGTCCTGGTGGGCGTCTTCCTGATCGTCAACACCTTCTCCATGCTGGTCGCCCAGCGCACCCGGGAGATCGGCCTGATGCGGGCGCTGGGCGCCAGCCGCCGCCAGGTCAACCGCTCGGTGCTGATCGAGGCGGTCATGCTCGGCACGGTCGGCTCGGTCGCCGGCATCGGCGGCGGCATCGGACTGGCCGTCGGCCTGATGAAGCTCATGGGCAAGGCCGGCATGCACCTGGACGCCTCCCAGCTGACCGTCAAGGCGACCACCCCGGTGGTCGGTCTGGCCGTCGGCGTGCTGGTCACCGTCCTGTCGGCCTACATCCCCGCCCGGCGGGCCGGGAGGATCTCCCCGATGGCCGCGCTGCGCGACGCCGGCACCACCGCCGACGGCCGCACGGGCCTGGTCCGCACCGTGCTGGGCGTACTGGTCTGCGCCGCCGGCGCGGCGGCGCTGGTGGGCGCCGCCCAGGCGGACCGGGCGTCCTCGGGCGGCAGCCTGCTGGGCCTGGGCGTCCTGCTCACCCTGGTCGGCTTCGTGATCGTCGGCCCGCTGCTGGCGAGGGTGGTGGTCCGCGCGGTCAGCGCGGTCAGCCTGCGGTTCTTCGGGCCGATGGGCCGGCTCGCCGAGCGCAACGCCCTGCGCAACCCCCGCCGGACCGGTGCGACCGCCTCCGCGCTGATGATCGGACTGGCGCTGGTGGCCGGTATGTCGGTGGTCGGCTCGTCCATGGTGGCCTCCGCCAGCGACCAGCTCGACAAGTCCGTCGGCGCCGACTTCATCATCCAGACCGGCAGCAGCGGGAGCATGCCGCTCACCCCGGCCGCGGAGAAGGCCGTCAAGTCCGCCAAGGACATCGCCCACTTCACCGACTACACGATCGTCAACACGGTCATCACCACCCCGTCCGGCAAGCAGGTCAAGGACGACATCAGCGCCGCCCAGGCCACCTACGCCGACGACGTGCGGCTGGACACCACCGCCGGCAAGCTGTCGGACGCCTACGGCAGGGACGCGATGTCCGTGCCGCAGAAGTTCGCCGAGGACAACCACCTGAAGCTCGGCGACCGGCTCAAGGTCGCGTTCGTCGGCGGCCGTACGGCCTCGCTGCGGCTCGCCGCGATCACCAGCGACGACTCCACCATCGAGAACGGCACCCTGTTCACCGACATCGACACGGCCCGCCGCTACCTGCCCGCCACGGCGATGCCGCACGACTTCATGGTCTTCGGCGTCGCCGTCCACGGCAAGGAGAAGGAGGCGTACGCCTCCCTCAAGGCGGTCACCCACGACTACCCGCAGATCGACGTCCGCGACCAGGCCGACTACAAGAGCCTGATCAAGGGCGAGGTCGACCAGCTGCTCTACATGATCTACGCGCTGCTGGCGCTGGCGATCATCGTGGCGGTGCTCGGCGTGGTCAACACCCTGGCGCTGTCGGTGGTCGAGCGGACCCGGGAGATCGGCCTGATGCGGGCCATCGGCACCTCCCGCCGCCAGATGCGCCGGATGATCCGGCTGGAGTCGGTGGTCATCGCCCTCTTCGGCGCGCTGGTCGGCCTGGGGCTCGGCCTGAGCTGGGGCTCCACCGCCCAGCACGTGCTGGCCTCCTCGGGCCTGGGCATCCTGCGCATACCGTGGACGACGATCGCCACCGTCTTCGTCGCCTCCGCCGTGGTGGGCCTGCTGGCCGCCGTCCTGCCGGCCTTCCGGGCGGCACGGATGAACGTCCTCAACGCGATCGCCACGGACTGA
- a CDS encoding ABC transporter ATP-binding protein, producing the protein MTVPTAGGSGERSAVAAAGRSVTKAYGAGETRVVALDAVDVDIVRGRFTAIMGPSGSGKSTLMHCLAGLDTVTEGSIWIGGTMITGLKEKRLTRLRRDKIGFIFQSFNLLPTLNAAENITLPMDIAGRRVDRDWMDRVVETVGLGGRLKHRPSQLSGGQQQRVAVARALAARPEIIFGDEPTGNLDSRAGAEVLGFLRRSVDELGQTIVMVTHDPVAASYADRVLYLADGRIVDDMADPTAATVLERMKSFDGRGRTS; encoded by the coding sequence ATGACGGTTCCCACAGCCGGGGGCAGCGGAGAACGTTCGGCCGTAGCCGCAGCCGGCCGCTCGGTGACCAAGGCGTACGGCGCCGGCGAGACGCGGGTGGTCGCGCTCGACGCGGTGGACGTCGACATCGTCCGCGGCCGGTTCACCGCGATCATGGGCCCCTCGGGGTCCGGCAAGTCCACGCTGATGCACTGCCTGGCAGGGCTCGACACCGTCACCGAGGGCTCCATCTGGATCGGCGGGACAATGATCACCGGGCTGAAGGAGAAGAGGCTGACCCGGTTGCGCCGGGACAAGATCGGCTTCATCTTCCAGTCCTTCAACCTGCTCCCGACGCTCAACGCGGCGGAGAACATCACGCTGCCCATGGACATCGCCGGCCGGAGGGTCGACCGGGACTGGATGGACCGGGTGGTGGAGACCGTCGGCCTCGGCGGCCGGCTCAAGCACCGTCCCAGCCAGCTCTCCGGCGGCCAGCAGCAGCGGGTGGCCGTCGCCCGGGCGCTGGCCGCCCGGCCCGAGATCATCTTCGGCGACGAGCCGACCGGCAACCTCGACTCGCGGGCCGGCGCCGAGGTGCTGGGCTTCCTGCGCCGCTCGGTGGACGAACTCGGCCAGACCATCGTCATGGTCACCCACGACCCGGTCGCCGCCTCCTACGCGGACCGCGTGCTGTACCTCGCCGACGGCCGGATCGTCGACGACATGGCCGACCCCACGGCCGCGACCGTCCTGGAGCGCATGAAGTCCTTCGACGGCCGCGGGAGGACCTCGTGA
- a CDS encoding SUKH-3 domain-containing protein — protein sequence MAASTRFPAGVDAALREAGWRPGRWDIKLAEEWADGLRAHVSPGGHRHAVFPAAVEAWAEFGGLEIPPATGPGRLVAPGGVVVDPLRGLHLARTFGDLGRALETEISPLGEEPGTGALLAIDAEGRVYAVDHTGDWYAGSDIDHALTVLVGGGRMVRLTLG from the coding sequence ATGGCGGCGAGCACACGGTTCCCCGCCGGTGTCGACGCGGCCCTGCGGGAGGCCGGCTGGCGGCCCGGCCGCTGGGACATCAAGCTGGCCGAGGAGTGGGCGGACGGGCTGCGCGCCCATGTCTCGCCCGGTGGCCACCGGCACGCGGTGTTCCCCGCGGCGGTCGAGGCGTGGGCGGAGTTCGGCGGCCTGGAGATCCCGCCGGCCACCGGGCCGGGGCGGCTGGTCGCCCCCGGCGGGGTGGTGGTCGATCCGCTGCGCGGTCTGCATCTGGCGCGCACGTTCGGCGACCTGGGGCGCGCCCTGGAGACCGAGATCAGCCCGCTGGGTGAGGAGCCCGGCACCGGGGCGCTGCTCGCCATCGACGCCGAGGGCCGCGTCTACGCCGTCGACCACACCGGCGACTGGTACGCCGGCTCGGACATCGACCACGCCCTGACGGTCCTGGTCGGCGGCGGCCGGATGGTGCGGCTCACCCTCGGCTGA
- a CDS encoding YwqJ-related putative deaminase, whose protein sequence is MTTHLQRAGASDPRLSWSAVADPLGPPVLRHRRDGILPAVAAALSVRDEVLTCTGAKGEQPPVLHAIVQEFLDALPVGQRERFAGRCPEPVLLSRHLAAVEATRGKRASRRPLTQSEARKALRGARLTARRIREDGDPAHGSYAPPCRSCASLLAHFGVRPFDPGTERA, encoded by the coding sequence ATGACAACTCACCTACAGAGGGCGGGCGCCTCGGACCCGCGCCTGAGCTGGAGCGCGGTCGCCGACCCGCTCGGGCCACCGGTGCTGCGCCACCGCAGGGACGGCATCCTGCCCGCGGTGGCCGCCGCCCTGTCCGTCCGTGACGAGGTGCTCACCTGCACGGGTGCCAAGGGCGAGCAACCGCCCGTCCTGCACGCCATCGTCCAGGAGTTCCTGGACGCGCTCCCGGTGGGCCAGCGCGAGCGGTTCGCCGGGCGCTGTCCGGAACCGGTTCTGCTCTCGCGCCACCTGGCCGCGGTGGAGGCGACGCGCGGCAAGCGCGCCTCCCGCCGGCCGCTCACCCAGAGCGAGGCCCGCAAGGCGCTGCGCGGGGCCAGGCTGACCGCCCGGCGGATACGCGAGGACGGCGACCCCGCGCACGGCTCCTACGCGCCGCCCTGCCGCTCCTGCGCCTCACTGCTCGCGCACTTCGGGGTGCGTCCGTTCGACCCGGGCACGGAGCGCGCGTGA
- a CDS encoding N-acetylmuramoyl-L-alanine amidase: MAAVAAGALSLGGVAQAAPAGGGGAAGRAESGADAHQALQQDFAAAAKEFHVPEGVLLAVAYHQSLWDTHGGKPSTTGNYNVMGLTHVDAAALAAAAPETDERGLGGTSTGTAARAAKAGSTSTGGTGDTAAYRTLDAAAELIGRSQAQLRGDAAQSVRGGAALLARYEKQLAGSLPADPGAWYAAVARFSQSTDAQGAAQYADRVYATLKAGAARVTDDGQQVTLAAEPAVVPQTATVEELKLPSATAEAQAETAAGGTAATPAATPAPECPSGLTCNFVPAAYKQNSATDKSKYGNYDIANRPADGDAIKYIVIHDTEGSYSGSLALFQDPTKLATPHYIVRSSDGLVTQLVQTKNVAWHAGNYYVNAHSIGIEHEGVAVDGASWYSESMYESSAALVRYLAAKFNVPLDRQHIIGHDDVPSPQTAQLTAMHWDPGPFWNWSHYMDLLGATPGGGGTPIVGGEVTIDPPFTSANEPALTGCSSGTCSAQPASFVYLRTSPSATAALIGDSVMAGLKVANGSTQAADVTDKAVAGESFVVAGVQGDWTAIWYGGQKAWFYNPGGVNAVANGNTARHVVTPAGGSAVQVYGRAYPEASAYPSVIADVATEDTQVVAPLGYTIPAGQSYVADDPVTSDYYYAKNIDQSAPGDQTRVVGTTVYYPIRYNHRLGFVKAADVTVGSAAVPPAGTFTPVGPTRIMDTRNGTGVAKAAVGAGKSVVLQVAGKGGVPSSGVTGVVMNVTAVGPTAAGHVDVYPDGSPAPITSNLNFPAGRTIANLVVVPVTDGKVDLRNALGSVNLLADVVGYYTASDAGSRFDPVGPTRIMDTRNGTGVAKAPVRAGTSVALQVTGGSTGIPASGVKAVVMNVTAVRPTTGGYLSVYPDGSARPATSSINFVSGTTIPNLVVVPVVDGKVDFYNSAGSVDVLADVTGYYAATGSVFHSTGPTRIMDTRNGTGGLKGAVAAGKTVTLKVAGHGGLPASGVTAVVMNVTAVGPTTGGYVIVYPDGTTRPNTSNLNFPAKQTIPNLVVVPVVDGSVAFYNSATSVNLLADITGYYTA, from the coding sequence GTGGCCGCGGTCGCGGCGGGGGCGCTGTCCCTGGGCGGTGTCGCGCAGGCGGCGCCTGCCGGGGGCGGCGGAGCCGCCGGCCGGGCGGAGAGCGGAGCGGACGCCCACCAGGCGCTCCAGCAGGACTTCGCGGCGGCCGCGAAGGAGTTCCACGTGCCCGAGGGCGTGCTGCTGGCGGTGGCGTACCACCAGTCGCTGTGGGACACCCACGGCGGGAAGCCGAGCACGACCGGCAACTACAACGTGATGGGCCTGACCCACGTGGACGCGGCGGCCCTGGCCGCGGCCGCCCCCGAGACCGACGAGCGGGGCCTGGGCGGCACCTCCACGGGCACCGCCGCCAGGGCCGCCAAGGCCGGGAGCACGAGCACCGGGGGCACCGGCGACACGGCCGCCTACCGCACCCTGGACGCCGCCGCCGAGCTCATTGGCCGCTCGCAGGCGCAGTTGCGCGGCGACGCCGCGCAGAGTGTGCGCGGCGGGGCGGCGCTCCTGGCGCGCTACGAGAAGCAGCTCGCCGGCTCCCTGCCGGCCGACCCCGGTGCCTGGTACGCGGCGGTGGCCCGCTTCAGCCAGTCCACGGACGCGCAGGGCGCCGCGCAGTACGCCGACCGGGTGTACGCCACCCTGAAGGCGGGCGCCGCCCGCGTCACGGACGACGGCCAGCAGGTCACCCTGGCCGCCGAGCCGGCGGTGGTGCCGCAGACCGCCACCGTCGAGGAGCTGAAGCTGCCCTCGGCTACGGCCGAGGCGCAGGCGGAGACCGCGGCGGGCGGCACCGCCGCCACCCCGGCGGCCACCCCGGCCCCGGAGTGCCCGTCCGGCCTGACCTGCAACTTCGTTCCGGCCGCGTACAAGCAGAACAGCGCCACCGACAAGTCGAAGTACGGGAACTACGACATCGCGAACCGGCCGGCCGACGGCGACGCGATCAAGTACATCGTCATCCACGACACCGAGGGCAGCTACAGCGGCTCGCTCGCGCTGTTCCAGGACCCGACGAAGCTGGCCACCCCGCACTACATCGTGCGCTCCTCCGACGGGCTGGTCACCCAGCTCGTGCAGACCAAGAACGTGGCCTGGCACGCGGGGAACTACTACGTCAACGCCCACTCGATCGGCATCGAGCACGAGGGCGTCGCCGTGGACGGGGCGTCCTGGTACAGCGAGTCGATGTACGAGTCCTCGGCCGCGCTGGTCCGCTACCTGGCGGCGAAGTTCAACGTGCCGCTGGACCGGCAGCACATCATCGGCCACGACGACGTGCCGTCGCCGCAGACCGCGCAGCTGACCGCGATGCACTGGGACCCGGGGCCGTTCTGGAACTGGTCGCACTACATGGACCTGCTCGGCGCCACGCCGGGTGGCGGGGGCACCCCGATCGTCGGCGGCGAGGTCACCATCGACCCGCCGTTCACCTCCGCCAACGAGCCGGCCCTCACCGGCTGCTCCAGCGGCACCTGCTCGGCGCAGCCGGCCAGCTTCGTCTACCTGCGCACGTCCCCGTCCGCCACGGCGGCGCTGATCGGGGACTCGGTGATGGCCGGGCTGAAGGTCGCCAACGGCAGTACGCAGGCCGCTGACGTCACCGACAAGGCGGTCGCCGGGGAGAGCTTCGTCGTGGCCGGCGTCCAGGGTGACTGGACGGCGATCTGGTACGGCGGGCAGAAGGCCTGGTTCTACAACCCGGGCGGCGTCAACGCGGTGGCCAACGGCAACACCGCGCGCCACGTCGTCACCCCGGCCGGCGGCAGCGCGGTACAGGTGTACGGGCGGGCCTACCCGGAGGCCTCGGCCTACCCGTCGGTGATCGCCGACGTGGCCACCGAGGACACCCAGGTGGTGGCGCCCCTGGGCTACACCATCCCGGCCGGCCAGTCCTACGTCGCCGACGACCCGGTGACCTCGGACTACTACTACGCGAAGAACATCGACCAGAGCGCCCCGGGCGACCAGACCCGGGTGGTGGGCACCACCGTCTACTACCCGATCCGGTACAACCACCGGCTCGGCTTCGTCAAGGCCGCTGACGTGACGGTGGGCAGCGCGGCGGTACCGCCGGCGGGCACGTTCACCCCGGTCGGCCCCACGCGCATCATGGATACCCGCAACGGCACCGGCGTCGCCAAGGCGGCGGTGGGCGCGGGCAAGTCGGTCGTGCTCCAGGTCGCCGGCAAGGGCGGCGTGCCGTCCAGCGGGGTCACCGGCGTCGTCATGAACGTCACCGCGGTCGGCCCGACGGCCGCCGGCCACGTGGACGTCTACCCGGACGGCTCGCCCGCCCCGATCACCTCGAACCTCAACTTCCCGGCCGGGCGCACCATCGCCAACCTGGTGGTCGTCCCGGTCACCGACGGCAAGGTGGACCTGCGCAACGCGCTCGGCAGCGTCAACCTGCTCGCGGACGTGGTCGGCTACTACACCGCGTCGGACGCGGGGTCGAGGTTCGACCCGGTCGGCCCGACCCGGATCATGGACACCCGCAACGGCACCGGCGTCGCCAAGGCACCGGTGCGCGCGGGCACGTCGGTGGCGCTCCAGGTCACCGGCGGCAGCACCGGCATCCCCGCGAGCGGGGTGAAGGCCGTGGTCATGAACGTCACCGCGGTCCGGCCGACCACGGGCGGCTACCTGTCCGTCTACCCGGACGGCAGCGCCCGTCCCGCCACCTCCAGCATCAACTTCGTGTCGGGCACCACGATCCCGAACCTCGTCGTGGTGCCGGTCGTCGACGGCAAGGTGGACTTCTACAACTCCGCCGGCAGCGTCGACGTGCTCGCCGACGTCACCGGCTACTACGCGGCCACCGGCTCGGTGTTCCACTCCACCGGCCCGACCCGGATCATGGACACCCGCAACGGCACCGGCGGCCTCAAGGGCGCCGTGGCCGCGGGGAAGACCGTCACCCTGAAGGTGGCCGGGCACGGCGGCCTGCCCGCGAGCGGGGTGACGGCCGTGGTCATGAACGTCACCGCCGTCGGTCCGACGACGGGCGGCTACGTGATCGTCTACCCGGACGGCACCACGCGCCCGAACACCTCGAACCTCAACTTCCCGGCCAAGCAGACCATCCCGAACCTGGTGGTGGTCCCGGTGGTGGACGGGTCGGTGGCGTTCTACAACTCGGCGACGAGCGTCAACCTGCTGGCTGACATCACGGGGTACTACACCGCCTGA
- a CDS encoding sensor domain-containing protein has translation MATSLVLLPALALTAACGAKKPDTPAQRLVHAMLGSKDVPQVKAVPSTASNQLLGDAQKADKAECQPMADQWSTKPSRHTPQVYTGGVLTDTAATDPNAKEITLEVLATYKPGEARQVLDALTSALRACHGYTTVRNGTTTHFTVVAHPASGAPLGDQQVSYSVTDPALGAQGTVLVTVVRVGDSTAAYETVRADHRTAVLRPAIPLKQSAKLREQESR, from the coding sequence TTGGCCACGTCCCTGGTCCTGCTGCCGGCCCTGGCGCTGACCGCGGCCTGCGGCGCCAAGAAGCCGGACACCCCGGCCCAGCGGCTGGTCCACGCGATGCTGGGCTCCAAGGACGTGCCGCAGGTGAAGGCGGTCCCCTCCACCGCCTCCAACCAGTTGCTCGGCGACGCGCAGAAGGCCGACAAGGCCGAGTGCCAGCCGATGGCCGACCAGTGGAGCACCAAACCGTCCCGCCACACCCCGCAGGTCTACACAGGCGGCGTCCTCACCGACACCGCGGCGACGGACCCCAACGCCAAGGAGATCACCCTGGAGGTCCTGGCCACCTACAAGCCCGGCGAGGCCCGCCAGGTGCTCGACGCCCTCACCTCGGCGCTGCGCGCCTGCCACGGCTACACGACGGTACGCAACGGCACCACCACCCACTTCACCGTCGTCGCGCACCCGGCGTCCGGCGCGCCGCTGGGCGACCAGCAGGTGTCGTACTCCGTCACCGACCCGGCGCTGGGCGCCCAGGGCACGGTGCTGGTCACGGTGGTGAGGGTCGGCGACAGCACCGCCGCGTACGAGACGGTGCGCGCCGACCACAGGACCGCCGTGCTGCGTCCCGCGATCCCGTTGAAGCAGAGCGCGAAGCTGCGCGAGCAGGAGTCGCGCTGA